The segment TATCTACAGTAGAAGAGATGAGAAATTTAGATAAACGTTCAATAGAGGAATATGGTTTCCCGCAGGAAGTTTTAATGGAAAATGCAGGCAATGCCGCATACTTCATTATATTAAAAAAAATTGGCATAAAAAATAAGAGCTTTGTTGTCTTTTGCGGTATAGGCAACAATGGTGGAGATGGTCTTGTTGTTGCCAGGAAGATTCATTCTAACGGTGGAGATGTAAAGATATACCTATTAGGTGATGAAAAAAAATTTACAGGAGCGGCAAAAATAAATTTTGAAATTGCATCTAAAATACCTCTGAATATTAAACATGTTGAATCCATTGAAGCCGTAAAATTAGACATCGTTCATGCCGATGCCATAGTAGATGCAATATTCGGTACAGGGCTCACAAGAGACGTGGGAGGCACATATAAAGATGTTATTCAATTGATAAATGAGAGTGGAAAAAGAGTATTCAGTATAGATATACCATCTGGTATAAATGGCAACACCGGAAAGATAATGGGTGTCGCTATAAAATCAGATTACACCACAACCTATGGTCTTCCCAAATTAGGAACTATATTATACCCTGGGTATGACAGGTGTGGAAAATTGTATGTTTCACACATATCTTTTCCTCCCTCCATCTATGATTCAATAAAAGTGGAAACAAATGACCCCATAAAACTACCAGAAAGAGATAAAGACGCACATAAGGGAGATTTTGGAGAAGTTTTGTTCATTGCAGGTGCATCCAGTTATTTTGGAGCTCCATATTTCTCCGCACTATCTTTTTTAAAGGCAGGAGGAGGATACTCAAGGTTAGCTGCACCTCTTTCTGTCACACCATTCATAGCCAGCAAAGGCAGTGAAATAGTCTTTATACCGCAGAAAGAAACATCTGCAGGGAGTATATCCTTAGAAAATAAAGATAGTCTGTTAGAACTCTCGGAAAAGATGGATATGGTTATATTGGGTCCGGGCTTATCCTTAAATGAAGAAACACAACAATTGGCAAGAGAATTGGCAAAGGAGATTAAAAAACCATTGTTAATAGATGGAGATGGAATTACGGCAATCTCTAA is part of the Deltaproteobacteria bacterium genome and harbors:
- a CDS encoding NAD(P)H-hydrate dehydratase; this encodes MKVSTVEEMRNLDKRSIEEYGFPQEVLMENAGNAAYFIILKKIGIKNKSFVVFCGIGNNGGDGLVVARKIHSNGGDVKIYLLGDEKKFTGAAKINFEIASKIPLNIKHVESIEAVKLDIVHADAIVDAIFGTGLTRDVGGTYKDVIQLINESGKRVFSIDIPSGINGNTGKIMGVAIKSDYTTTYGLPKLGTILYPGYDRCGKLYVSHISFPPSIYDSIKVETNDPIKLPERDKDAHKGDFGEVLFIAGASSYFGAPYFSALSFLKAGGGYSRLAAPLSVTPFIASKGSEIVFIPQKETSAGSISLENKDSLLELSEKMDMVILGPGLSLNEETQQLARELAKEIKKPLLIDGDGITAISKDIEIIKQRRTETILTPHLGEMSRIAKLNIKDIDENKTEVLQKTCKDLNAIIVLKGAHSLIGYPDERVFINMSGNCGMATAGSGDVLTGTIAAMFGLGLSISDAVRMGVFMHGFSGDLAAMDKGEDGITAQDILDYLPNAVKYYRESFDELFKESYEIQVV